The DNA region GATACAGGCCCAGGTCCATGGTCGCGCCGCCGGGGCCTCGCACCTCGTCGTGGCCGATGTGCAGCATCACCGGCCGGAACAGGTCCACCGCCTCCTCCAGCACGGGCAGGACCAGCGCCTCCACGATGGTGGCGGAGGCGTCGGCGGTCAGCGGGCGGCGGGGGTCGTACACCGACGGGTAGACTCCCCGCACCCGGTCGCAGGTCAGCTGCGGCCGCGATCCTTCCAGGGGCGGGGGCAGGTAGGCGATCTGCCGACATACCGCGGGGTCGCGCAGCCCCGCAAACACCCACTCGCTGTGGCCCAGGGTGGCTACCAGAGGGATGACGTCCATGTGGTGCTGCCGCGCCGCCTCCAGCAGCGCCCGGACCTGGGCCTTGGAGGCGCCGCGGGGGTCGGGGGACCACAGCGGCCGCCCGCTGTCCCACTGGACGTGGTGGGCTTCGGCCACGATGGTGGTGAACTTGAACGGCGCCAGGATGCGGTCCACCAGAGCACCGTGAATCTCCTCGCTGGCCGCGTCCAGCAGGATGTGCACCGCCCGCACCCGGTGGGCCGGCCAATCCCGGATGGTGACCGCCGGCACGGCGATGCCGTCCCCACTGCGCCGCAGCAGCTGGCGGAGCGTCTGCACGCCGTAGAACGTCCCCCTCCGGTCCGATCCGGCCACCACCACACCGCGGGGGCCTGCGTGCAGCACGTAGCCTTGGGGGCCGGGCGAGTCGGGTGTCACCACCAGCCCCGACGCCAGCAGCAGCCGGGCCGACGCCGGGTTCAGCCAGGGCTCGCCGATGGCGATGACGGGAGCCGGCCAACGCGCCTGGAAGGCGCGCACGACGGGCAGGGTGAGCCCGAATCGGGCCTGTAGCTCCTCGTTCAGCTCCCGGGCGGCGAACAGGTCCTCGGCGGCGGCCTCCTCGCCGACCACGATCGGGGTGCCGGCCGTCAGCGCGAGCTGCCCGCGCCCCCACCGCACCTGGCGGGGGGCGGGCCACACATCGCCCGCGGCCGGCGGGACGAAGGCGTCGGGGGTGACCGGCCCCGCGGTCACGGACACCGCCAGCAGCAGAATCAGCAGCGCAACGGGAAGGACTACAGACGCGCGTTCCACTCGCGCACGGCCCAGTCCAGCGCGTCCCTGGGCGACATCCGGCCGAAGAACGCGCTCTCGACGGCCTCGCGGAAGATCTTGTACAGCTCGCCCTGATTGGGGATCACCAGGGTGAGGTCCCGGGCGTAGCGCAGCTGGTCGGCGGCCACGGCCCGGGCCTTCCACTCGGGGCCGGGGCCTTTCTGACGGAAGAAGGGATCGGCGGCCGCCCGGCGGGTGGAGGGGAAGACCACCACCAGCCGGCTGAAGGCCAGCTGGTTGTCGTCGTTGGTCACGTACAGGGCAAACCGGACCGCCTCTCCGGCGTGGCGGCTGGCCCGGGGCACGGCCAGCACCATCAGGCCGCTGTGGATGATCCGCGCCTTGCCCACCGGGTAGGGGCCGACGAAGGTCCGGGCGTACACGTCCGGGTTGCTCACCTTCACCCGCTCGAGGAACTGCGGCCCCACCACCAGCATCCCCAGCTGGCCGGCGCTGTAGCGCTCCACCGCGCCCAGAAAGCCCCGGCGCAGGGTGTCGTCGGGGAAGTAGTCCTCCCGGAACAGCCGCACGTACTGCTGCAGGTAGGCCACGTGGGCCGGCGAGTTGAACACCGCCCGCCGCCCGTCGGGGCTCAACACGGGCAGGCCGTTTTCCAGGAAGCGGTGGATCAGGCGCGTGCCGTCCACCAGAGGCATGAACCCGTACACCCCGGTGCGGTCCTTGATGCGGATCGCCGCCGCCACCATCTCGCCCTCGGTACCCGGGGGCTCCAGGGGGTCCAGGCCGGCCCGGCGGAACAGGTCCACGTTGTAGATCAGGACCGGGGGCGCGATGTACCAGGGGATGCCGTACGACCGCCCCCGCACCCGCGTGCTGGCCCACAGGCCGTCAAAGTACTTCTCCCGCTCCTGCGCCGGGACCGCGCCGTCCATGTCCACCAGGGCGCCGCGGGCGGCGAGCCGGGCCGC from Armatimonadota bacterium includes:
- a CDS encoding beta-N-acetylhexosaminidase, translated to MERASVVLPVALLILLLAVSVTAGPVTPDAFVPPAAGDVWPAPRQVRWGRGQLALTAGTPIVVGEEAAAEDLFAARELNEELQARFGLTLPVVRAFQARWPAPVIAIGEPWLNPASARLLLASGLVVTPDSPGPQGYVLHAGPRGVVVAGSDRRGTFYGVQTLRQLLRRSGDGIAVPAVTIRDWPAHRVRAVHILLDAASEEIHGALVDRILAPFKFTTIVAEAHHVQWDSGRPLWSPDPRGASKAQVRALLEAARQHHMDVIPLVATLGHSEWVFAGLRDPAVCRQIAYLPPPLEGSRPQLTCDRVRGVYPSVYDPRRPLTADASATIVEALVLPVLEEAVDLFRPVMLHIGHDEVRGPGGATMDLGLYLRDISALDAFLRQRGVRTMVWGDVLYERRAEAVALEAYRALPRDLVVVPWKYEDAAAYPEVEHFRREGFPVMGATWYRLRNTVEFSRAAYAAGALGMIRTTWTGQFQNRASLTRAYRQLYTYLTAANYFWNPFAPDPATVQDAELARRFADAWAPRPLPASIPGRPVDLSRAATRRHVDDDGTGWLGKGPEFDLRALAPGRQRLAGVLFDILDPRRGPSVVMLRGERDVAADLPARVTVPVGAPAACLAVLHATLDSAPFGEVVGAYTVHRVGAEPADIPLRYGREISSWLVDPERGVASIEQQVAWTGRTRAGVEVNLQVLWWRNPDPAKVVRAVTFASAGGRASPAVFALTALEGCP
- a CDS encoding sugar ABC transporter substrate-binding protein, with the translated sequence MRIPPRAVLLVVTLALLTATGWAGPRVPLEFWTISLQPFFTDYVTGLVRAYEAAHPGVEIRWVDVQIQAIEQKLLAAVAGGVAPDVVNLNMEFAARLAARGALVDMDGAVPAQEREKYFDGLWASTRVRGRSYGIPWYIAPPVLIYNVDLFRRAGLDPLEPPGTEGEMVAAAIRIKDRTGVYGFMPLVDGTRLIHRFLENGLPVLSPDGRRAVFNSPAHVAYLQQYVRLFREDYFPDDTLRRGFLGAVERYSAGQLGMLVVGPQFLERVKVSNPDVYARTFVGPYPVGKARIIHSGLMVLAVPRASRHAGEAVRFALYVTNDDNQLAFSRLVVVFPSTRRAAADPFFRQKGPGPEWKARAVAADQLRYARDLTLVIPNQGELYKIFREAVESAFFGRMSPRDALDWAVREWNARL